The stretch of DNA ctaagggtggcccaaccagttattaggttcagggggaaattactttttcacacagggccatgtaggtttggattttttttctcacttaataataaaaaccctcatttaaaaactgcattttgtgtttacttgtgttatctttgactaatagttaaatgtgtttgatgagcagaaacattttgtgtgacaaacatgcaaaagaataagaaatcaggaagggggcaaatagtttttcacaccactgtaaatccCTGCTATAAATCTATTGTTGTCACCTTTGCTCTTCTTTACACTGATATCTCTAACAGAACAGAGCACCACCATCTTGTCCTATAGCTCTAGGGATGATTTATtttaggctggtacagtttttgcactggagggtgcctaatatATTGCCATTCCCAGTGAATCTGGCTTTCTTGTCCTTTATGTTGTGACATGTTAAGTGTTAAACATtagaatgttatttttttaaagacaatTATGAAAGACCAACAATACAGTCCAACAATTGGCTGTGGGCTGTGAGCTTATTATCCCAGaacataaatacagtgcaataatGGACTGCAATAGACCTCCAATACAGTGCACTTATGAGTGAACAGCACAGTGTTATCCATTCATGGTACAACCAATATAGTTGGGGTCCTTATGCGCATTTGCGTCAATCTTAATAAGTTTATTGGTTATGACCCTCTCTGtagaccacaaattagaatagTCCTGCCTGAAACAAAAGAATTGGGAGGATTACGATCTGCGTTTAACTGTATTGGGTTTCACTATCAAACCTTCATCATTATGTACAGCAGCATATTAACTggcctatttattatattgtgtaacatGAAATTCAGCAATCAAACggtataaaaagctgtgtaagatAAATGACAAGTTTACAAAGGTGTGTTCATATAGCACTCTCAGAACGCCAGCTTTGTGTGATCTGCATATAACTATATTGGGTATCATTGTCACATGATCATCATTATCTCTGTACAACAGCATATTAAGTGTTCCAACTTTTCTTGGACGAAAAACTCACTGCTGAGTTCCAAACTGTGTCCGGAAGCAATGTCAGCACAGAAACAATTTATATTGGGGATATTATGGGTGATCACATGCAAACAAACCTAACACTATGTGCAATGCTACAACGTCAGCTCAAGTGGTGTAAAGGTCCCCTCCCGGGAAACTTGTCCTCTGAAGCTATTAATGGCATTTCGGCATCAGGCAGTCTGATGGATAAGTCTGGGTTTGGCAAAGCAGGGAACATTACCTGCTCACTACATGAGGCCAAAGGTACAGTTTGTGTacgtatatttatgtttattgtttTGGCAACATATAATTCCTTTTTTGATATTATTAAGTAAACAAACAACTTTGTGTGAGACTTGATTCATTTTGCATTGgtttaaaaataagttttttttgtaCCCTTATAACATTGCCTATTTGTTTTCTGCCTAACTGGAGAGCCTACAATATTTTCAGTATTGTCGATGGAGGAGGAAAATGGTCTAGGTCTGTTCACAGAGTAATATAGGAATACAAATTATACCATGAAAATCaggacagaatccatttaagttACCTAACGCAGTTCATTTATTGCTTACTGtacaatttaaataattattcCCATTATTGAAAAACAGTTAATTCATATGCAAATAAATACTGGCACATTgggcactcatatatatatatatttatatagatcagAAGCAAAACTGGCATCTGTTGGGCATAACAGGCTGCCTTTGTACTACTAGCTTAGCAAAAGGGTtgtatttattgcatttcatttaaatgccagCCACTGGTGATGTGAATATGTCaagtttcactttgccaaaatatTTCCAAAGCGTGGAAAAAATTTAtgaaacgcataaaaaaaatgatgctcgaaaaattttactcatcactatcaACCACTTGCAATCAGGGCAGACCAACAACttgcatttaaaagaacaaatggACTGGTAACTTTACCCAGTTCTTCTaaaatgtacatacacacacgctGGCCTGGAATTTGTGTCTGTACAGCTGTATAGGCAGATAATGGCGGGGCATTATTTCTGGCAGTGGCTCCATACGAGGAGCTGCACTTGCGCCTGAATCtagcaaactaaaaaaaaaaaatttgcacagatTTCTTGAATTATGAGAATGAAAAGCTGTGATTCTGAGAGCAAGCATTTGTACCCTGAGATATATCTGCTGTCACTTTATGGTAAActatgtgtatatttaaaatcTACTGTATATGTGGATCAGTTTTGCATTAGATAAGCTTAGATATCAGATTTTCTCAAAGCTACAGAGGTTTATTCACATATAAGAGAAGAGGCTGAAGTACAAGGCAAAGCACTAGAAATAAAGGAGAAGTTAACTGACAAAGCAACTCAAGCATTTGTACTTCAGATTCAGCCTATCAGTTCTTTACATGCCCAGCCAATCAGTGAAGAGCAGAGGTGACTTGTGGATAACGGATACTTGGTCCCAACAGTCTTATGTGACAGTTGGTGAGAGAGGAGCTAAATGATGGAGACTCGTTGGAAAAGTGAAATGATGGAGAGCGTTGGAAAGCggaaaagaagaagagaagaagaagaagagcaaGAAGAGGAGATCATTTCCCCTGGGTGCAGCCCTGAATTCAAAAGGGCCAAGCCCCAGGGTGATCTGCGTGGGACCAGCACCCCTACAGCTGAGGAACCGGTGCCAGAGGGGGAGCCATGGAACACCCTGACCAACCTGGCTGATGCCCTGCAGACCTTCAGGGAGTACGGAGAGGAGTGTTACCTCTATAAAAAAGGCCTGGAGGGAGATTATCAGCTGGTAAATTTCCTAGAAaatcaaaaggaaataaatgctgCATCCTGGAACCACATCACCACCCTAATGATTAATGTGCACAGGTACCTGAGATTGGACTTTCAGACCCTGTGCCTGGGTATCAACTTCCTGGAGCGGTATGTGTCCTGCACTCCTACTGACCCCGACACCCTAACAAGAGTGGGAGCCACTTGCCTCTATATGGCTTACAAAGTGGCTGAATTAaggtaccccctcccccccaagctcTTCCTACCTCTGTTTGACTACAGAATGACACCAGCTGAAATGCGTCACCTGGAGAGAACCATCCTAAGGAAGTTGCTGTTTCGCCTGGGGGTACCAACCATCGATTTCTTTTTGGAGCACTTCTCCCTGTTGAGACTGACCAAGGAGGAGTGTTCCCCTGCCCAGCTCACAAGAGCAGCCAAAAGCCTAACAGCTGCCCGAGGCATCGCAGCACTGTGCCTGAACCAACATCAAGACTTCTACATGCACCAACCATCTCTCATGGCACTGTGCTGCCTCAATGTGGCAGACAAATTGTTTGATTATAACAACCCTGTCAAAGTGGCCCCCACTGACTTCCCAGAACACCAAATTGAGGAGTGCATGGAAAAGATCTGCCATCTAGTCTCTATAGGCCACTATTTTTTACATCCGCTGCTGCCAGGAGTTTATCCAgcaatctttccagcttttaatccTCCCACCACGAGGCCTGCAGCAACACCTACCAATCAACATCTACCTGAAGGCAGAGAGAGAACACCAGAGGTGGCATCAACATCCAGGGACGCAGCAGGTTCCCAGCACTTAGAGATGGCAGAAAGATCCAGCCATTCTCAGGACATGGAAGGGGCCGGTTATGTGCTACACAACACATACTGGCCCACTGATCCATACGGGCAAGTATACATGCACCCCTACATGCCAACACCTCCATATtggcacccatacatgccccCAGATTCCTATTGGCACCCATACATGCATACACTGCCATACCTTCACCCATACGGATACATATTTCCTTACTGatagatagacacacacacacacactgaggcCTACATGTCCATACTACTTACCATTTAATACAAGTGACAGTATTGGGGATCACTATTTCTGGACCATGGGGGGGTGACATTGCCAGGGCACCCAGTACCATCATCAAGCAGAGCTGTCACTTTCCATACACTCTTAATTACCTATGAACACATTTCCCTACAGACAAACAGAGGCAAACATGTATTTATccattactgtacatttattaacTCTTTCAAAGCTCCATagggcgcattgatcctgggaatAATTCCGATTGCCatttaggagtcaggaaggaatttttgcctctagtgaagcagattggctcaagcTTCTCtctaggttttttgccttccttgggATCAAACAGCCCTATGTGGTGGGGTTACCAGACCCTCTGGTGATGGGAGGACACATATAGAAGGTGCATTTATATTGCAGCGTGCAGCTCTTTCTATATGTGCCCTCTGATTTCCAGTGATCTGATAACCCTACAGTGAGCATCAcatttcataaattatatttttaataaagctgtgatcTTCACATATTAAACATAAAGTTGTTGTCTGCATCATTATTTATGGGTTCTGGGAACCAAATTAGTAGGTATATTAGTATTAGGTATATTAGCTgggtaataaatggtcttatgtAGTAACAGAGCAGTGCCATTCCTTCTATGAGGCAGACTTACCCTTTTAttagattataataataaaataaatctaaatgccTAATTAACATCATTGTTTCCCTTTACAATCTGCCTAAGGAAAATATTagcggggcgggggggggggggttgggtacCCAGCATTTTGACACCCGCCAGTGAAATAGACCTTTGTGCAATTGCACATGGAGAAATTCTGGGCCAATGCGCCATAGaaaaaactgaaattgcccttctaGTTTAAACAAGAGCTGGTACAAATGCTTTTTAGGGTCCCAGCTTAACCAATCTATGCTTTGCGCCCATCTATGCGCTGAACATGACTTCTGCCTGAGGGTTTACAATAAAACTCTATGGTCAGTTCTGAGAGAGATTTGTCTGCAGTAAGAGGTAATGTACATGGCAGCCACAACACATTTTGGGACTTGCATAGGCAATGTAATAGAAACGGATGTTTtgcctttttaaacaaaatatgccCATACAAATGCAGGGAGGCTGGGTAGGTCCGTATCTCCCTCTGGGTGCGTCTGTGCAGGGAGGAATCCCCTCCCCAGTGAGctggcaggaaggaaggcctgcagaggcaGTGCTGGGGAGAAGCAGAGAGTAGGGGGAAGGCACAGAAATTATTGTGTGTGGGAAGTTAGTGGGGAAACCCCAGTGGCAGGAAAACATGCTCTGTTTAGGGTGCAGAAGCAAAGGGAGTCCTTGTCAACAAAGCTTGCTCTTTTCAGGACATGGAAAGCCAAAGGAAGTCTTTCTCAGGGCTCTAAAGAAACTGCCACATAAGTGAGGATCCCCCAGCAACTCAGCAACCAAACACGTCTGCAATATTATGCACCTTATTTAAAGTTACAGTGTTCTGAAAATAAACCTATTAACCTTTTCTCTGTGAGTGACTGTGGTTTAGAGACATCCCCAGGGAGGGGTATTACAGCCCagtctgtcctgaccctgggcaCAGCCATGTTACAGTGTACCtgctctcccatatagcggaggcacaggactcctgtagcgccaaaacaAATTGGAAATCAGGCAGGATTTCCTTTTAGTAGCAGAACAGTGTTGGCTacacaaatgaacaaaaaaacccacagaacTACAGTGTTGGGcagttttattaaacagaaatgtaaacacaaaaaaaacataatagcaAGAAAATATAGAACTTTAGTTATTATTCTTTTCgaaataaaatatagttttagGTCTCCAAATTAAAATAATACTAGCAATAATATTATTGAGGATGGCAGCTGTTTAGGGAAAGGAaaactatgtaataaaaaaaaagcatctgtGACAATATTAACCTTTTCTTTAAGGTGTTTGCTTTGATTTTGCTGCATATGTGCCAATATATAGGCCTCTTCAAAAATAATATTCTTTTGTGATATACTCACAGCAGCATAGGTAGCTTTTTCTTGTTGAATGTAAATGCGGGGAGCCAACAATGTTGGTATGTGAATGCTGAACTGCCCTTTTCACTTGTGGCTGGAAATCTGCCTAAGCAGTAGGTTGTACCATGGCTGTAAGGGtcaagacacacaaagctactagtatcagcttttttttcatggctactaaacaccagaaaatacctgccatagacaatactgagaattccctctgctaaaacacacgtagagacaacgATCAGTGAATGAACAGCATTGCCTATCTTACTAGCCATGACAAGTACCTgccactaagtagctctgtgtatcttcaccctaggggctgtggcacacgggggagattagtcgcccgtgacaaatctcctttgtcacggcgactaatctccccgaaatgccatcccactggtgaaaaatgtaaatctctggtgggatggcatacgctgcgccgCGATatcccaaaatcgcagaagttgccttaagaggaaacttccgaAATTTCAGGAATTTGCgacgccgtgtatgccatccctccggcgatttacattttcgccagtgggacggcgtttcggggagattagtcgcccgagacaagggagatttgtcacgggcgactaatctccccgtgtcacagccctaagagtgaTGGCACACAGTAAGACTTATCGCCGATGGTTAAATCTGCACTATcgtgcgcaacaaatctcccaaaaatgacttACTAAAGTATAACATTAAGATCACTGCAAGTAAAGCCTATTACTCATGGTGGTCTGGCTTAATTGTTGGAAATTGCCTCCCTTGGCATTTTCTAACATTTAAAGAACTTTTGTGTTTcaataaaaacagtattattcagggaaaatatacatacaaattgcTGACAATATTGCAAGAGAACTATCAACATGGCTCATCTCCCAACAGtgcaatttgcaaattttgccGTTTCTTTACCCAGAATTCCCAGCGTAATAGGAGATGCCTCCATGACAATCTGGGCACAATGCACAAATATTAAGCAGATTGCAgcttatgtttatattaaatatgaaGTATTATGTATCCTTTCCAGAGGCCCGTGCATTCTCTCTCTCATTCTGCAGAGGCATAaggccaataaaaaaaatttatatatattcctAAACATAAAACTTTTATGTCTATTTGGATAAATTATCACAAGCTCAAAAAACAGTATAGAATTCACTAAAGCACAATATGAAGTAACAATTATATGTTCTTGCAAAACACAAGTTCATAAATAAAATGGATggagtggtaaaataaaaagagacacaacaaaaaaatcttcCAAATGAAAATGGggagaaataattaaaatgaaaccagCATCAGAAAGAATTCAGAGAAAGCCCTAAAACGGGCAAATCCTATGTGCAGCCCGCTAGAACTTGCTGAACCATAATTTTCAGCCTCCATCAACCACATCTGTAGGGCGGCAGGTTTTCCATTATTTCCCTAAAATGGTATGTTTGTACACATACATGGAAGATAATGGACACATTTGAACAATATGAAGCTATCTTGCATTAGAATCCTATTGGCCAAGGCCTACAATGATGGCTGCATGTGATTTGATTGCTGGCTTAAGGGACAAACATTTAGATCTGCCCAATTCACCCACACTGTGTGTGTGATTAAACTGGATAAAGATCCACTTGTCTGGTGACTTGGCCATACcagaaaaaacattaaacatatggCTTTTACTcatctaaaggggttgttcacctttaaatgaacttttagtatgttctagagcagtgctgtccaactggcggcccgcggcccgcggcccgcgacccccctctgtgtggccccccacctgtcttgctgctttgatggcttacctttgagtaagcattaaatggtatcagtactgagattaac from Xenopus tropicalis strain Nigerian chromosome 8, UCB_Xtro_10.0, whole genome shotgun sequence encodes:
- the LOC101733918 gene encoding cyclin-O protein B, coding for MESVGKRKRRREEEEEQEEEIISPGCSPEFKRAKPQGDLRGTSTPTAEEPVPEGEPWNTLTNLADALQTFREYGEECYLYKKGLEGDYQLVNFLENQKEINAASWNHITTLMINVHRYLRLDFQTLCLGINFLERYVSCTPTDPDTLTRVGATCLYMAYKVAELRYPLPPKLFLPLFDYRMTPAEMRHLERTILRKLLFRLGVPTIDFFLEHFSLLRLTKEECSPAQLTRAAKSLTAARGIAALCLNQHQDFYMHQPSLMALCCLNVADKLFDYNNPVKVAPTDFPEHQIEECMEKICHLVSIGHYFLHPLLPGVYPAIFPAFNPPTTRPAATPTNQHLPEGRERTPEVASTSRDAAGSQHLEMAERSSHSQDMEGAGYVLHNTYWPTDPYGQVYMHPYMPTPPYWHPYMPPDSYWHPYMHTLPYLHPYGYIFPY